A window of Balearica regulorum gibbericeps isolate bBalReg1 chromosome Z, bBalReg1.pri, whole genome shotgun sequence contains these coding sequences:
- the LOC104630781 gene encoding riboflavin kinase isoform X2: MRHLPYFCRGEVVKGFGRGSKELGIPTANFSEQVVESFPSDISTGIYYGWACVGNGDVHKMVLSIGWNPFYKNVKKSVETHIIHTFKEDFYGEILSIVITGYIRPEKNFDSLEALISAIQEDIEEAKRQLDLPEHLKLKEDNFFHLPGGKIANNH, translated from the exons ATGAGGCACCTGCCGTACTTCTGCCGCGGGGAGGTGGTGAAGGGCTTCGGCAGAGGCTCCAAGGAGCTGGGCATCCCCACGG CTAACTTTTCTGAGCAAGTAGTTGAAAGCTTTCCATCTGATATCTCTACTGGTATATACTATGGATGGGCCTGTGTTGGAAATGGAGATGTGCATAAAATGGTTTTGAGCATAGGATGGAATCCTTTCTATAAGAATGTTAAGAAATCAGTG gAAACGCACATTATTCACACCTTCAAAGAAGACTTTTATGGAGAAATTCTTAGTATAGTCATAACTGGATATATTCGACCGGAAAAAAACTTTGATTCTTTAG AGGCGCTCATTTCAGCAATTCAGGAAGACATTGAAGAAGCAAAAAGACAGCTAGATTTACCAGAACatcttaaactgaaagaagataACTTCTTTCATCTGCCAGGAGGCAAAATAGCTAACAACCACTGA
- the LOC104630781 gene encoding riboflavin kinase isoform X1, producing MTANFSEQVVESFPSDISTGIYYGWACVGNGDVHKMVLSIGWNPFYKNVKKSVETHIIHTFKEDFYGEILSIVITGYIRPEKNFDSLEALISAIQEDIEEAKRQLDLPEHLKLKEDNFFHLPGGKIANNH from the exons ATGACAG CTAACTTTTCTGAGCAAGTAGTTGAAAGCTTTCCATCTGATATCTCTACTGGTATATACTATGGATGGGCCTGTGTTGGAAATGGAGATGTGCATAAAATGGTTTTGAGCATAGGATGGAATCCTTTCTATAAGAATGTTAAGAAATCAGTG gAAACGCACATTATTCACACCTTCAAAGAAGACTTTTATGGAGAAATTCTTAGTATAGTCATAACTGGATATATTCGACCGGAAAAAAACTTTGATTCTTTAG AGGCGCTCATTTCAGCAATTCAGGAAGACATTGAAGAAGCAAAAAGACAGCTAGATTTACCAGAACatcttaaactgaaagaagataACTTCTTTCATCTGCCAGGAGGCAAAATAGCTAACAACCACTGA